One genomic segment of Mustelus asterias chromosome 26, sMusAst1.hap1.1, whole genome shotgun sequence includes these proteins:
- the LOC144479602 gene encoding uncharacterized protein LOC144479602 — protein MQSAKPGQLPVNLGQRMGENEAPTLSSKQSLSSVSPEQCSEMQEEIMAEELLKVMNFAASKIQALWRGYCTRKQLHIEQGAATLLQAFWRGYQVRKLLREPVSRPLQIHVQPPISWMQSQEEKRLSQAGQVHIQSRQRSQLQPVQLPIQKGPRWTSSLQRRILAATIIQAYWRGYLVRRDLAIKTGAAIFIQSFFRGYLARRNLKANAKPSPIPQDEEAKMVAYNMSFSPSYFETQTPISGSPPQTSSSFQSGLGAGRGSRGRVAENASLFFYTGNNDYISGKGDTVQSTKPRRLLSWCPDSGEENCPSGSMSTMQMARKGNAFVPGYFTEGAGDTTSMSSQCSAFQTRPECVSPVKEVKDKGLDQVNSGRWEKHQNVKNRDRVSQQNILGVTATRPRYSYKSPEKVGGQGGRKKSDSQFLLKCTPYSSDKVRKLIRYKEEPGSHSSLSNQPFHQAPVSKLDFDLSVLEVPRRTPSCPSKSSGRKTLKQVREESAAAGTIQAVWKGHRTRRFLRQQAAAATKIQAIYRSYRTRKEFESEGILPLVYAKEKCKYLSKGWETGSASRGSGLCEVGLEKPGDGTTRFTTASTPAESPWMGTDSRHISGESETPVQPSQRLEAEGKEQPAISFAPPASVPKAEGTRSSSPPADTPGNESKRCTHTQHWLQRIVQTRKQHQRKFKAASTLQAAWRGHHTRCCIREQREAALRIQAQFRGFRIRKLRSSIGREEDSGDSRDCASCQTPETQSADTPDYLYRTTEAVSGPIAKESPSKREARKPGEFCCQHSPTWRAQAKPDRPAIFVKRNPCYNPRKVAIHVKAAGGDMS, from the coding sequence ATGCAATCTGCAAAGCCAGGTCAGCTCCCTGTAAATCTGGGTCAGAGGATGGGTGAGAATGAGGCGCCAACATTAAGCTCGAAGCAAAGTCTCTCCTCAGTATCGCCTGAGCAGTGCAGTGAGATGCAGGAGGAGATTATGGCAGAGGAGTTGCTGAAAGTTATGAACTTTGCAGCCTCAAAGATCCAGGCCTTGTGGCGAGGATACTGCACCAGGAAACAACTCCACATAGAGCAGGGTGCAGCCACGTTGCTGCAAGCTTTCTGGAGGGGCTACCAAGTCAGGAAGCTCCTCCGAGAGCCGGTTAGCAGACCTCTGCAAATCCACGTCCAGCCCCCGATTAGTTGGATGCAATCGCAGGAGGAGAAGCGGCTATCGCAGGCTGGCCAGGTCCACATCCAGAGCCGACAACGGTCCCAGCTTCAACCGGTACAACTCCCCATACAGAAAGGCCCCAGGTGGACGAGCAGTCTACAGCGCAGAATCCTCGCTGCCACCATTATCCAGGCGTACTGGAGAGGTTACCTAGTGAGGAGAGACCTGGCCATTAAAACCGGAGCTGCCATCTTCATCCAATCCTTCTTCAGGGGCTACCTGGCCCGACGCAATCTCAAAGCTAACGCCAAACCCAGCCCAATACCTCAGgatgaggaggccaagatggtggCTTATAACATGTCCTTCAGTCCAAGTTACTTTGAAACACAAACTCccatttcaggaagccctcctcagACCTCGAGCTCCTTCCAGTCTGGTTTAGGAGCAGGGAGAGGGTCCAGGGGCAGGGTGGCAGAGAATGCTTCGTTGTTCTTCTACACAGGCAACAATGACTATATCTCAGGGAAAGGGGACACTGTGCAAAGCACCAAACCCAGGCGGCTCCTGAGCTGGTGCCCTGACTCCGGAGAGGAAAATTGCCCTTCAGGGAGCATGTCCACCATGCAGATGGCCCGCAAGGGCAATGCGTTTGTCCCGGGGTATTTTACAGAAGGTGCTGGTGATACCACCTCAATGAGCAGCCAGTGCAGCGCCTTCCAAACGCGACCCGAGTGTGTCAGTCCTGTGAAGGAAGTGAAGGACAAGGGCTTGGACCAGGTGAATTCGGGGAGATGGGAAAAACACCAGAACGTGAAGAACAGGGATAGGGTATCTCAGCAAAACATCCTGGGCGTGACAGCAACAAGGCCGAGATACAGTTACAAGAGTCCGGAGAAGgtaggggggcaaggggggaggaaGAAGTCTGACTCTCAGTTTCTGCTGAAATGCACTCCCTATTCCTCTGACAAAGTTCGGAAACTTATCCGCTACAAAGAGGAGCCTGGCTCGCATTCCTCTCTGAGTAACCAACCCTTTCACCAGGCTCCTGTCTCCAAGCTGGACTTTGATCTTTCTGTGCTGGAAGTGCCCAGGCGGACTCCCTCCTGTCCCTCCAAATCCTCAGGCCGGAAGACCCTCAAACAGGTGAGGGAGGAAAGCGCTGCCGCCGGTACCATTCAGGCAGTTTGGAAAGGGCACCGTACCCGCAGGTTCCTCAGGCAACAAGCTGCCGCAGCCACCAAAATCCAGGCCATTTACAGGAGTTACCGGACCAGGAAAGAGTTTGAAAGCGAAGGGATTCTCCCCCTGGTTTACGCAAAGGAGAAATGCAAGTATCTGAGCAAAGGCTGGGAGACGGGGAGTGCCAGCAGAGGCAGTGGCCTCTGTGAGGTAGGGCTGGAGAAACCTGGCGATGGGACAACACGGTTCACCACAGCTTCCACACCAGCTGAGTCTCCCTGGATGGGAACTGATTCCAGACACATCAGCGGAGAGTCAGAAACACCCGTCCAGCCTTCCCAAAGACTGGAGGCAGAAGGGAAGGAGCAGCCAGCCATCAGCTTTGCCCCTCCTGCCAGTGTCCCCAAAGCAGAGGGAACTCGCagctcctcaccacctgctgataCCCCTGGCAATGAGAGCAAGAGATGCACTCACACCCAGCACTGGCTGCAGAGGATTGTCCAAACCAGGAAGCAGCACCAGAGAAAGTTcaaggcagccagcaccctccagGCAGCCTGGAGAGGACACCATACCCGGTGCTGCATCAGGGAGCAGAGGGAGGCAGCGCTGAGGATCCAGGCTCAATTCCGGGGATTCCGCATCAGGAAGTTACGGAGCAGCATTGGGAGGGAGGAGGATTCGGGCGACAGCAGAGACTGTGCCAGCTGTCAAACCCCTGAGACCCAGAGTGCAGATACTCCAGACTATTTATATCGAACGACAGAGGCTGTGAGTGGTCCCATTGCCAAGGAGTCACCAAGCAAGAGAGAGGCCAGGAAGCCGGGGGAATTCTGCTGCCAACACAGCCCTACCTGGAGAGCTCAGGCCAAACCAGACAGACCGGCAATTTTTGTGAAGCGTAACCCTTGCTATAACCCCCGAAAGGTCGCCATACATGTGAAGGCAGCGGGTGGAGACATGAGCTGA